A window of the Streptomyces sp. NBC_00250 genome harbors these coding sequences:
- a CDS encoding sulfatase family protein: protein MRIIYVDVDTLRADHTTPYGYHRPTTPNLQKLADKSVVFDRYYCSDSPCLPSRAALTSGQFGITNGVIGHYGADAQFRLEAGHGPEPHRPLLGQWLGWGDHYTASISVFAERHRAYFFHGNFRESIRASANWGDEEAPDINGAAVDWLRRHKDEENWYLHLTYWEPHTNYTQPAEWTEKMAASGPVQAWPDEETIAAHAEIYGPRSALDLHHSLKNPRGTSPVPHNMPDAVASRADFEHLVNGFDGAISYWDHYFGQLMDTLEELGIAGDTAVIVSADHGESFGELGMYAEHGMASEPVHRLPLVVYWPGLTDELPDEARHNDALLYNIDLAPTLAELIGLDKPAGWQGTSFAPALRGERIDSREYLVLGHGAMTYQRAVRTRDHLYIRTYHPGTFRTEWEQLFHLTEDPYLTHNLIDEEQELATLMRSHLAEWWNEYAGRPGCLPDPMQANLQTGPIYYSQPGPYAQHLRDTGRAHLADHLEQRLATLSVPVPWHAPHEPRSPEILQGWLAHFGRRAAAT, encoded by the coding sequence TTGCGCATCATCTACGTGGACGTGGACACGCTCCGCGCCGACCACACCACCCCCTACGGCTATCACCGTCCGACCACTCCGAACCTCCAGAAGCTCGCCGACAAGTCGGTCGTCTTCGACCGCTACTACTGCTCCGACTCACCGTGCCTGCCCTCCCGGGCCGCGCTGACGAGCGGCCAGTTCGGCATCACCAACGGAGTGATCGGCCACTACGGCGCCGACGCACAGTTCCGCCTCGAAGCGGGACACGGCCCCGAGCCGCACCGGCCGCTCCTCGGCCAATGGCTCGGATGGGGCGACCACTACACCGCCTCGATCTCCGTCTTCGCCGAACGCCACCGCGCGTACTTCTTCCACGGCAACTTCCGCGAGTCGATCCGCGCCAGCGCCAACTGGGGCGACGAGGAGGCCCCCGACATCAACGGAGCGGCCGTCGACTGGCTGCGCCGGCACAAGGACGAGGAGAACTGGTACCTCCACCTCACCTACTGGGAGCCGCACACCAACTACACCCAGCCCGCCGAGTGGACCGAGAAGATGGCAGCCTCCGGGCCCGTGCAGGCGTGGCCCGACGAGGAGACCATCGCCGCGCACGCCGAGATCTACGGGCCGCGCAGCGCCCTGGACCTCCACCACTCGCTGAAGAACCCCCGAGGCACCTCCCCGGTGCCCCACAACATGCCCGACGCGGTCGCCTCACGGGCCGACTTCGAGCACCTGGTCAACGGCTTCGACGGAGCCATCAGCTACTGGGACCACTACTTCGGGCAGCTCATGGACACCCTGGAGGAGCTGGGCATCGCCGGCGACACCGCCGTGATCGTCAGCGCCGACCACGGAGAGTCCTTCGGCGAGCTGGGCATGTACGCCGAGCACGGCATGGCCAGCGAACCCGTCCACCGGCTCCCCCTCGTCGTCTACTGGCCCGGCCTCACGGACGAACTTCCCGACGAGGCCCGCCACAACGACGCGCTCCTCTACAACATCGACCTGGCCCCGACCCTCGCCGAACTCATCGGCCTGGACAAGCCCGCCGGATGGCAGGGCACCTCCTTCGCCCCCGCCCTGCGCGGCGAACGGATCGACTCCCGCGAGTACCTGGTCCTCGGCCACGGCGCCATGACGTACCAGCGGGCCGTCCGGACCCGCGACCACCTCTACATCCGCACCTACCACCCAGGCACCTTCCGCACCGAGTGGGAACAGCTCTTCCACCTCACCGAGGACCCCTACCTCACCCACAACCTCATCGACGAGGAGCAGGAACTCGCCACTCTGATGCGTTCCCATCTCGCCGAATGGTGGAACGAGTACGCCGGCCGGCCCGGCTGCCTGCCCGACCCCATGCAGGCCAACCTCCAGACCGGACCCATCTACTACAGCCAGCCCGGTCCCTACGCCCAGCACCTCAGGGACACCGGCCGCGCCCACCTGGCCGACCACCTGGAGCAGCGACTCGCCACCCTCTCCGTACCGGTCCCCTGGCACGCCCCCCACGAGCCCCGCTCACCGGAGATCCTCCAGGGGTGGCTAGCCCACTTCGGACGGCGAGCAGCCGCGACCTGA
- a CDS encoding glycoside hydrolase family 2 TIM barrel-domain containing protein: protein MHPWNTPELVSRGREPLHALTHHDRLDLAGTWDFQLLSAPDVAPLDAWRPLNVPGAWTMQDTGDLPHYTNVRMPFSTHPPQPPAHNPTGLHRRGFDLPTAWEGRRIVLHVGAAESVLLVRVNGQDVGMSKDSHLAAEFDITGAVRPGSNELLLTVVKYSDASFIEDQDQWWHGGITRDVYLYSTPPTYLADVHAIADYDPATGDGTLTLRVDTAGPAAGLPDEPLRVRVRAAGQQGEQAVPVRQQGEMPRSLPPELADVDVFGLFCAAAAGLPVPEPLVDVPRHIHAAMFPPPAGRVTLTFAVPQVAAWSAEAPALHDVTVDLLGSDDRVVDSTRLRVGFRRVEVRGQDFLVNGRRVWIQGVNRHDFHPRTGRTLTREQIAGELALLKRFNINAIRAAHYPNQPELLDLADEYGFYVFDEANIEAHDFATTLCDDPRYLSAFLDRVSRMVLRDKNHPSVVAWSLGNESGSGTNHDAAAAWVRSYDPSRPLHYEGAVRSDWHTGHHQTDIVCPMYPTIEAIQGYARHPRADRPLIMCEYQHAMGNSNGSFADYWDVIRSTPGLQGGFIWELWDHGLDPDGDGRYRYGGDFGDEPNDGNFCADGLLFPDGTPHPAMYEVRHTFAPVHVTSTAEQARAGFLELASTRHFAHLDDLCFTARVVTATGTGPEVPLDVPAVPPQGSARVPLPDTITTALKDGQDGPVLALRLHVTTALATTWAPAGTEIAVQQVLLEEPRYSPTATSPHPVPDAEGAVRLDASGLLVHPLLAEAPRLSFWRALTDNDNGRLVRPRLDATGLARVTRQLVSVDVADPDKEATVRARYTTAHGHEIEHLQVITQETPGRLRFDEHVLVPAEVTDLPRLGVVLATRPGFETVRWTGDGPHETYPDRRASALTGTWTSTVGDLAVPYLSPQENGGRAGTVSAGLIGADGTTLVLGFDRPCQFNASHHTVADLTAVRHVWELTPRPQTFVHFDVAHRGLGTASVGPDALPRYRVGPGRHSWTWWLETPDTTDATTPLPEKGRSSHA, encoded by the coding sequence ATGCACCCCTGGAACACTCCTGAACTGGTCTCCCGCGGCCGGGAGCCCCTCCACGCCCTGACCCACCACGACCGGCTCGACCTCGCCGGCACCTGGGACTTCCAGCTGCTGTCCGCACCTGACGTCGCACCGCTCGACGCCTGGCGTCCGCTGAACGTCCCCGGCGCCTGGACCATGCAGGACACCGGCGATCTGCCGCACTACACCAACGTACGGATGCCGTTCTCCACGCATCCGCCGCAACCGCCGGCCCACAACCCCACCGGTCTCCACCGACGCGGCTTCGACCTCCCCACCGCGTGGGAGGGCCGCCGGATCGTCCTCCACGTCGGGGCGGCCGAGAGCGTCCTCCTCGTCCGGGTCAACGGCCAGGACGTCGGCATGAGCAAGGACAGTCACCTCGCCGCCGAGTTCGACATCACGGGCGCCGTGCGCCCGGGGAGCAACGAGCTGCTTCTCACGGTCGTCAAGTACTCCGACGCCAGCTTCATCGAGGACCAGGACCAGTGGTGGCACGGCGGCATCACCCGCGACGTGTACCTCTACAGCACGCCCCCCACCTACCTCGCCGACGTCCACGCGATCGCCGACTACGACCCCGCCACCGGCGACGGCACCCTCACCCTCCGCGTGGACACCGCCGGCCCGGCAGCCGGTCTGCCCGACGAGCCGCTGCGGGTACGAGTGCGGGCCGCCGGTCAGCAGGGCGAGCAGGCGGTTCCCGTACGGCAGCAGGGCGAGATGCCCAGGTCGCTGCCGCCGGAACTCGCCGACGTCGACGTCTTCGGCCTGTTCTGCGCCGCTGCGGCCGGACTTCCCGTCCCCGAGCCGCTCGTCGACGTGCCGCGACACATCCACGCCGCCATGTTCCCCCCGCCTGCCGGGCGCGTCACCCTCACCTTCGCCGTGCCGCAGGTCGCGGCGTGGAGCGCCGAGGCACCCGCCCTGCACGACGTCACGGTCGACCTTCTCGGCAGCGACGACCGGGTCGTCGACTCGACCCGGCTGCGCGTCGGTTTCCGGCGGGTCGAGGTGCGCGGACAGGACTTCCTCGTCAACGGGCGCCGGGTGTGGATCCAGGGCGTCAACCGGCACGACTTCCACCCGCGGACCGGACGCACCCTCACCCGCGAGCAGATCGCCGGCGAACTCGCCCTCCTCAAGCGGTTCAACATCAACGCGATCCGCGCCGCCCACTACCCCAACCAGCCCGAGCTCCTCGACCTCGCCGACGAGTACGGCTTCTACGTCTTCGACGAGGCGAACATCGAGGCCCACGACTTCGCCACCACCCTGTGCGACGACCCCCGCTATCTGTCCGCCTTCCTCGACCGCGTCTCACGGATGGTGCTGCGCGACAAGAACCACCCCAGCGTCGTCGCCTGGTCGCTCGGCAACGAGAGCGGCAGTGGGACCAACCACGACGCCGCGGCCGCCTGGGTGCGCTCCTACGACCCCAGCCGTCCCCTCCACTACGAAGGGGCCGTCCGCAGCGACTGGCACACCGGCCACCACCAGACCGACATCGTCTGCCCGATGTACCCGACCATCGAGGCCATCCAGGGGTACGCCCGGCACCCGCGTGCCGACCGGCCCTTGATCATGTGCGAGTACCAGCACGCCATGGGCAACTCCAACGGCTCCTTCGCCGACTACTGGGACGTCATCCGCTCCACCCCCGGCCTGCAGGGCGGCTTCATCTGGGAGCTGTGGGACCACGGCCTCGACCCGGACGGCGACGGACGCTACCGCTACGGCGGCGACTTCGGGGACGAACCCAACGACGGGAACTTCTGCGCCGACGGTCTCCTCTTCCCCGACGGCACCCCTCACCCCGCGATGTACGAGGTACGGCACACCTTCGCACCCGTACACGTCACCTCGACGGCCGAGCAGGCCCGGGCCGGGTTCCTGGAACTCGCCAGCACCCGCCACTTCGCTCACCTGGACGACCTCTGCTTCACCGCCCGGGTCGTCACCGCCACCGGGACAGGCCCCGAAGTCCCGCTCGACGTACCCGCCGTCCCACCGCAGGGCAGCGCCCGCGTCCCGCTGCCGGACACCATCACCACCGCTCTGAAGGACGGCCAGGACGGTCCTGTCCTCGCCCTGCGCCTTCACGTCACCACCGCACTCGCGACGACATGGGCGCCCGCCGGCACCGAGATCGCCGTCCAGCAGGTGCTGCTCGAAGAGCCCCGCTACTCCCCCACCGCGACGTCCCCTCACCCCGTACCCGACGCGGAAGGTGCCGTACGGCTCGACGCCTCCGGCCTGCTCGTCCACCCGCTGCTCGCCGAAGCCCCACGCCTCAGCTTCTGGCGCGCGCTCACCGACAACGACAACGGCCGCCTCGTCCGCCCCCGCCTGGACGCCACCGGACTGGCACGGGTCACCCGGCAGCTCGTCTCCGTCGACGTCGCCGACCCGGACAAGGAAGCGACCGTCCGTGCCCGGTACACGACCGCCCACGGTCACGAGATCGAACACCTCCAGGTCATCACTCAGGAGACGCCAGGGCGACTCCGCTTCGACGAACACGTCCTGGTACCCGCCGAGGTGACCGACCTGCCCCGCCTCGGCGTCGTCCTCGCCACCCGGCCCGGATTCGAGACCGTGCGGTGGACCGGCGACGGCCCCCACGAGACCTATCCCGACCGGCGCGCCTCCGCCCTCACCGGCACCTGGACCTCCACGGTCGGCGACCTCGCCGTGCCGTACCTGAGCCCCCAGGAGAACGGCGGCCGCGCCGGCACCGTGAGCGCCGGGCTCATAGGCGCCGACGGCACCACGTTGGTACTCGGCTTCGACCGGCCCTGCCAGTTCAACGCCTCCCACCACACGGTCGCCGACCTCACCGCCGTCCGCCACGTCTGGGAACTCACCCCCAGGCCGCAGACCTTCGTCCACTTCGACGTGGCGCACCGCGGGCTCGGCACGGCCTCGGTCGGACCCGACGCCCTGCCCCGATACCGCGTCGGACCGGGCCGCCACAGCTGGACCTGGTGGCTCGAAACACCCGACACGACCGACGCCACCACCCCGCTCCCCGAGAAAGGCCGATCCTCCCATGCGTGA
- a CDS encoding formylglycine-generating enzyme family protein produces the protein MSACCTPSGGARSMPMPVTATGVGASGHDRAEMIPLSGGEFLMGTDDSEGYPEDGEGPVRKVRVSPFLIDAHAVSNDRFEAFVAATGYRTEAERIGWSYVFAGFLPAALRRVSPRPEATPWWCGVTGADWRSPEGPGSSLRGRGDHPVVHVSWNDAQAYCTWAGKRLPTEAEWEYAARGGLEQRRYPWGDELDPDGTFRCNIWRGQFPSRNTAADGYRGTCPVDAFQPNGHGLYNMAGNVWEWCSDWWSTGHGTTAPLVDPQGPATGTSKAMRGGSHMCHASYCNRYRVAARTANAVDASGGNTGFRCVRTLAAHDA, from the coding sequence ATGTCCGCTTGCTGCACTCCGTCAGGCGGCGCACGCTCCATGCCGATGCCGGTCACCGCGACGGGCGTGGGAGCGTCGGGCCACGACCGGGCGGAGATGATCCCGCTCTCCGGCGGCGAGTTCCTCATGGGCACGGACGACAGCGAGGGATACCCGGAGGACGGCGAGGGCCCTGTCCGCAAGGTCCGTGTCTCGCCGTTCCTGATCGACGCCCACGCGGTGAGCAACGACCGGTTCGAAGCCTTCGTCGCGGCCACCGGCTACCGTACGGAGGCCGAACGTATCGGGTGGTCGTACGTCTTCGCCGGGTTCCTGCCCGCGGCCCTGCGCCGTGTTTCGCCCAGGCCCGAAGCCACGCCGTGGTGGTGCGGGGTGACGGGAGCGGACTGGCGGTCCCCGGAGGGACCGGGCAGTTCCCTGCGAGGCCGTGGTGACCACCCGGTCGTGCACGTCTCGTGGAACGACGCACAGGCGTACTGCACCTGGGCAGGCAAGAGGCTGCCCACCGAAGCCGAATGGGAGTACGCCGCGCGCGGCGGCCTGGAGCAGCGCCGTTACCCCTGGGGGGACGAACTCGACCCGGACGGCACGTTCCGCTGCAACATCTGGCGCGGGCAGTTCCCGTCCAGGAACACCGCGGCCGACGGCTACCGCGGCACCTGCCCGGTGGACGCCTTCCAGCCCAACGGCCACGGCCTGTACAACATGGCCGGCAACGTGTGGGAGTGGTGCTCCGACTGGTGGTCGACCGGCCATGGCACCACCGCGCCCCTCGTTGATCCACAGGGCCCCGCGACGGGTACCTCAAAGGCCATGCGGGGCGGCTCCCACATGTGCCACGCGTCGTACTGCAACCGCTATCGCGTCGCCGCCCGCACGGCCAACGCCGTCGACGCCTCGGGCGGGAACACGGGTTTCCGCTGTGTGCGGACCCTCGCCGCCCACGATGCCTGA
- a CDS encoding tetratricopeptide repeat protein: MSDTYYEFGTAGERWDRARFFFDAKEYGTAVRVLRGLVAEHPEQTAQRLLLARAYYHSAQLSRAEAELREILERDPVEHYARLMLGRTLERLGRTDEAAPHLRMAAAMAGETPPA; encoded by the coding sequence GTGAGCGACACGTACTACGAGTTCGGAACCGCCGGCGAACGCTGGGACCGGGCCCGGTTCTTCTTCGACGCGAAGGAGTACGGAACCGCCGTGCGCGTCCTGCGCGGCCTGGTCGCCGAGCACCCGGAGCAGACGGCCCAGCGACTCCTCCTCGCGCGGGCCTACTACCACTCCGCCCAGCTCTCCCGCGCCGAGGCGGAGCTGCGGGAGATCCTGGAGCGCGACCCGGTCGAGCACTACGCCCGACTGATGCTGGGTCGCACCCTGGAGCGCCTGGGACGCACGGACGAGGCCGCGCCGCACCTGCGGATGGCCGCCGCGATGGCCGGCGAGACTCCCCCGGCCTGA
- a CDS encoding glycoside hydrolase family 3 N-terminal domain-containing protein, with the protein MEAVVSRHSLPATCFPPAVTLGSSLDPELAHRVGAAVAREASALGVSVVLGPGINIKRSPLCGRNFEHFSTQDLRHPQRGPPVLVPDTRLVCRPTDNPTCINSPGHDSRLLTRRSQQPNEPIRSAVVRNPACGSAPRCSSARTRHTARQAATTSPRWHGDGRGAGAGVTADEP; encoded by the coding sequence ATCGAGGCTGTCGTCTCGCGCCACAGCCTCCCGGCCACCTGCTTCCCGCCCGCCGTCACCCTCGGCTCCTCCTTGGACCCGGAACTCGCGCACCGCGTCGGCGCGGCCGTGGCACGCGAGGCTTCGGCCCTCGGTGTCTCCGTGGTGCTCGGCCCAGGCATCAACATCAAGCGCAGTCCACTGTGCGGACGGAACTTCGAGCACTTCTCCACGCAGGATCTCCGCCACCCTCAGCGCGGTCCACCAGTCCTCGTACCGGATACCCGCCTTGTCTGCCGGCCCACCGACAACCCCACGTGCATCAATTCCCCAGGACACGACAGCAGACTCCTCACCCGCAGGAGCCAGCAACCAAATGAGCCTATTCGCTCCGCTGTCGTCCGTAATCCGGCATGCGGAAGTGCACCACGATGCTCATCGGCGAGAACACGGCACACAGCTCGGCAAGCCGCGACGACGTCACCTCGCTGGCACGGAGACGGCCGTGGCGCTGGCGCCGGCGTCACCGCCGACGAGCCGTAG
- a CDS encoding sulfatase-like hydrolase/transferase: MRERPNFVVFVPDQLRADAIGAFGNPHVRTPNIDALAARGTRFTNAYAQNPICAPSRASIMTGLYPHTTGHRTQTHLVKPWEPNLLRILKESGYHVTWAGMRGDLFAPGVTELSVNEHGFAALPTVHPHAGNTPEEWPGGDVWARIFYRGQVPDDGRTDLDEATIRTAEQWLSSPPDTPWVLFVPILAPHPPFEVAEPWFSMYDRETLPAPLEPAETTAGEPAYMEAIRKRYGLDRVTPELWQEVVATYYGMVSRMDDHLGRVMAQVDDADTVTLFFTDHGEYLGDHGLVEKWPTSFHPCITRNPLIISGGGLPAGQESSAMVELVDILPTVLEMADISAPHRHFGRSLLPVLKDPGTEHRAFAFTEGGFTTAERHQLEPGRFPYDLRTQLASDEPTLVGKAYAVRDQEWTYVWRLYESPELYDRVDDPGERRNLAGLPAHREVEQRMHQALFTWLVETTDTIPSATDPRLPGVELPAPAPAPARTEPR, from the coding sequence ATGCGTGAACGCCCCAACTTCGTCGTCTTCGTCCCCGACCAGCTGCGCGCCGACGCCATCGGGGCCTTCGGCAACCCACATGTCCGCACCCCGAACATCGACGCGCTGGCGGCCCGAGGCACCCGCTTCACCAACGCCTACGCCCAGAACCCGATCTGCGCCCCCAGCCGGGCGTCGATCATGACCGGGCTCTACCCCCACACCACGGGCCACCGCACGCAGACCCACCTGGTCAAGCCGTGGGAGCCCAATCTGCTGCGGATCCTCAAGGAGTCCGGGTACCACGTCACCTGGGCGGGCATGCGCGGAGACCTGTTCGCCCCGGGCGTCACCGAACTCAGCGTGAACGAGCACGGATTCGCCGCACTCCCCACCGTCCACCCGCACGCGGGCAACACACCGGAGGAGTGGCCGGGCGGCGACGTGTGGGCCAGGATCTTCTACCGCGGCCAGGTACCGGACGACGGCAGGACCGACCTGGACGAGGCGACGATCCGCACGGCCGAGCAGTGGCTCAGCAGTCCGCCCGACACCCCGTGGGTTCTCTTCGTCCCGATCCTCGCTCCCCATCCGCCGTTCGAGGTGGCCGAGCCCTGGTTCTCGATGTACGACAGGGAGACGCTCCCCGCACCGCTCGAGCCGGCGGAGACGACGGCCGGGGAACCCGCCTACATGGAGGCGATCAGAAAGCGCTACGGACTCGACCGGGTCACCCCTGAACTGTGGCAGGAGGTCGTCGCCACCTACTACGGCATGGTCTCCCGCATGGACGACCACCTCGGCCGTGTCATGGCGCAGGTCGACGACGCGGACACCGTCACCCTGTTCTTCACGGACCACGGCGAGTACCTCGGCGACCACGGTCTCGTCGAGAAGTGGCCCACCTCCTTCCATCCCTGCATCACGCGCAATCCGCTGATCATCTCCGGCGGGGGCCTGCCGGCGGGCCAGGAGTCGTCCGCCATGGTGGAACTCGTCGACATCCTGCCCACCGTCCTGGAAATGGCCGACATCTCCGCACCGCACCGCCACTTCGGACGCAGCCTGCTGCCCGTGCTGAAGGACCCCGGCACCGAGCACCGCGCCTTCGCCTTCACCGAAGGCGGCTTCACCACGGCCGAGCGGCACCAGCTCGAGCCCGGCAGATTCCCCTACGACCTGCGCACCCAACTCGCCTCGGACGAGCCGACGCTGGTCGGCAAGGCGTACGCCGTCCGCGACCAGGAGTGGACGTATGTCTGGAGGCTGTACGAGTCTCCCGAGCTCTACGACCGCGTCGACGACCCCGGAGAGCGCCGCAACCTCGCCGGACTCCCCGCCCACCGAGAGGTCGAACAGCGGATGCACCAGGCCCTGTTCACCTGGCTGGTCGAGACCACCGACACCATCCCCTCGGCCACCGATCCCCGGCTGCCCGGCGTCGAACTGCCCGCGCCCGCACCGGCACCGGCACGGACCGAGCCGCGCTGA
- a CDS encoding FAD-binding dehydrogenase → MDADVIVVGAGLAGLVAAHELTSRGRKVALVDQEGPNNLGGQAYWSFGGLFLVDSPEQRRLRVKDSLDLAWSDWQGSAGFDRLDDEDAWAVRWARAYVEFAAGEKRPWLTGHGIRFLPTVGWAERGGLRAGGHGNSVPRFHVTWGTGTGIVEPFAGSAQQAASAGLLTFHHRHRVDELVVEGGTVSGVRGQHLADDPAPRGVTTSRETTGPFELTAQAVILTTGGIGADHDLVRQHWPERLGTPPTQMVTGVPAYVDGRMLDISARAGARLVNRDRMWHYTEGLRNWDPVWPGHGIRILPGPSPLWFDALGRRLPDPCLPGYDTLGTLRHLRTTPDIAAHDHSWFILTQRIIEKEFALSGSEQNPDITAKDRAAFLRTRLFGKGAPGPVAAFMEHGADFVVANTLDELVGGMNELTDRPLLDSDHIRRQIEARDLQIANPYSKDAQIQGIHNARRYLGDRLGRATVPHRILDPAAGPLIGVKLHVLTRKTLGGIQTDLDSRALGPGGRPVTGLFAAGEVAGFGGGGVHGYNALEGTFLGGCLFSGRQAGRAAAAAVC, encoded by the coding sequence ATGGACGCCGACGTCATCGTCGTCGGGGCCGGACTCGCCGGCCTGGTGGCCGCCCATGAACTGACCAGCCGAGGCCGGAAGGTCGCCCTTGTCGACCAGGAGGGCCCGAACAACCTCGGCGGGCAGGCGTACTGGTCCTTCGGCGGGCTGTTCCTCGTCGACTCGCCCGAACAACGACGCCTGCGCGTCAAGGACTCCCTCGACCTCGCGTGGAGCGACTGGCAGGGCAGCGCGGGCTTCGACCGGCTCGACGACGAGGACGCCTGGGCGGTTCGCTGGGCGCGCGCCTACGTCGAGTTCGCCGCAGGGGAGAAGCGGCCTTGGCTCACCGGCCACGGCATCCGCTTCCTTCCCACTGTCGGCTGGGCCGAGCGCGGCGGCCTGCGGGCCGGCGGCCACGGCAACTCCGTCCCCCGTTTCCATGTCACCTGGGGCACCGGCACCGGCATCGTCGAGCCTTTCGCCGGCTCCGCCCAGCAGGCGGCCTCGGCCGGCCTGCTCACCTTCCACCATCGCCACCGCGTCGACGAACTCGTCGTCGAAGGAGGCACCGTGTCGGGGGTGCGTGGGCAGCACCTGGCCGACGACCCGGCCCCGCGCGGGGTCACCACCAGCCGGGAGACGACGGGCCCGTTCGAACTCACCGCCCAGGCCGTCATCCTCACCACCGGCGGCATCGGCGCCGACCACGACCTCGTACGACAGCACTGGCCCGAACGGCTCGGCACGCCACCGACACAGATGGTGACCGGCGTGCCCGCCTACGTGGACGGACGGATGCTCGACATCAGCGCCCGCGCCGGCGCCCGGCTCGTCAACCGCGACCGCATGTGGCACTACACCGAGGGGCTGCGGAACTGGGACCCCGTCTGGCCCGGACACGGCATCCGGATCCTGCCCGGCCCCTCCCCCCTGTGGTTCGACGCCCTCGGCCGCCGCCTGCCCGACCCGTGTCTGCCCGGCTACGACACCCTGGGCACCCTGCGGCACCTGCGCACGACCCCCGACATCGCCGCACACGACCACTCCTGGTTCATCCTCACCCAGAGGATCATCGAGAAGGAGTTCGCCCTCTCCGGATCCGAACAGAACCCGGACATCACCGCCAAGGACCGGGCGGCGTTCCTGCGCACCCGCCTGTTCGGCAAGGGCGCCCCCGGCCCCGTCGCCGCGTTCATGGAGCACGGCGCCGACTTCGTCGTCGCGAACACACTCGACGAACTCGTCGGCGGGATGAACGAGCTCACCGACCGGCCGCTCCTCGACTCCGATCACATCCGGCGGCAGATCGAGGCCCGCGACCTCCAGATCGCCAACCCCTACAGCAAGGACGCCCAGATCCAGGGCATCCACAACGCCCGCCGCTACCTCGGCGACCGCCTGGGCCGCGCGACCGTCCCCCACCGCATCCTCGACCCGGCGGCCGGCCCGCTGATCGGCGTGAAGCTGCACGTTCTGACCCGTAAGACCCTCGGCGGCATCCAGACCGACCTCGACTCGCGAGCGCTCGGCCCTGGCGGCCGACCCGTCACCGGCCTCTTCGCGGCAGGCGAGGTCGCCGGCTTCGGCGGCGGAGGCGTCCACGGCTACAACGCCCTCGAAGGCACCTTCCTCGGCGGCTGCCTCTTCAGCGGCCGCCAAGCCGGCCGCGCCGCCGCCGCGGCCGTCTGCTGA
- a CDS encoding pirin family protein, giving the protein MSNLDRQAALTVCGGRGFVVAEPVRELLSPRHVQLGESTEVRRLLPNLGRRMVGAWAFVDHYGPDDIADEPGMQVPPHPHMGLQTVSWLHDGEVLHRDSTGGLQTVRPRELGLMTSGRGISHSEESPTSHARFLHGAQLWVALPDTHRHVEPHFQHHADLPRITTAGLTATVILGELDGAISPGTTYTPIVGADLALTAGTETNLPLDPDFEYAVLAMSGEAHVDGVPVLPGSMLYLGCGRTELPLRAVSDAGLMLLGGEPFEEEIVMWWNFVGRTDEEIRKAREEWMTSDRFGEVKGYDGDRLDAPEVPAAHLKARGRVR; this is encoded by the coding sequence ATGAGCAATCTTGATCGCCAGGCCGCGCTGACCGTGTGCGGCGGTCGCGGATTCGTCGTCGCCGAGCCGGTACGGGAACTCCTCAGCCCCCGCCACGTTCAGCTCGGAGAGTCGACCGAGGTCCGCCGACTGCTCCCCAACCTGGGCCGCCGGATGGTCGGAGCCTGGGCCTTCGTGGATCACTACGGGCCTGACGACATCGCCGACGAACCGGGCATGCAGGTTCCGCCGCACCCGCACATGGGACTCCAGACCGTCAGCTGGCTCCACGACGGAGAGGTCCTGCACCGGGACTCCACCGGCGGCCTTCAGACCGTCCGGCCGCGCGAACTGGGCCTGATGACCTCGGGCCGGGGCATCTCCCACTCGGAGGAGAGCCCCACCTCGCACGCCCGCTTCCTCCACGGCGCCCAGCTCTGGGTGGCCCTCCCCGACACCCACCGCCATGTGGAGCCGCACTTCCAGCACCATGCCGACCTGCCCCGGATCACCACCGCGGGCCTCACGGCCACGGTCATCCTCGGCGAGCTCGACGGCGCGATCTCGCCCGGCACGACGTACACCCCGATCGTCGGCGCCGATCTCGCGCTCACGGCCGGCACCGAGACGAACCTCCCCCTGGACCCCGACTTCGAGTACGCCGTCCTGGCCATGTCCGGCGAGGCCCATGTCGACGGCGTCCCGGTCCTCCCCGGCTCCATGCTCTACCTGGGCTGCGGCCGCACCGAGCTGCCCCTCCGCGCGGTCTCCGACGCCGGCCTGATGCTCCTCGGCGGCGAGCCCTTCGAGGAGGAGATCGTCATGTGGTGGAACTTCGTGGGCCGCACGGACGAGGAGATCCGCAAGGCCCGCGAGGAGTGGATGACGAGCGACCGCTTCGGCGAGGTGAAGGGCTACGACGGAGACCGGCTGGACGCACCGGAGGTCCCGGCGGCCCACCTGAAGGCCCGGGGGCGGGTGCGCTGA